The following are encoded together in the Streptomyces sp. NBC_01465 genome:
- a CDS encoding AraC family transcriptional regulator — MHRVLRTEVFSAGTPTVSAERCEGLPATTRPHAHDFVELALVTAGRAVHVSAAGRRELARGSAVLLAPGDWHGYEECHDLALYNVYVDARVLRRELAWLRPGPPSDRPPHLDEDAMALAEYCLPALAGDGPSHAVRIGLLLCALGDVLGTPPEERTTPHPAVLHAARLLEDRLADPWSVDRLASCVGLSGTHLARLFTRQLGTAPMAHLGRLRAERAAALLLGTDLTVAAVGRRVGWPDPNYASRRFRRHFGLGPARYRETFRPDAP; from the coding sequence ATGCACCGCGTACTACGTACGGAAGTCTTCAGCGCCGGCACCCCCACGGTCTCGGCCGAGCGCTGCGAAGGACTGCCCGCGACCACCCGCCCGCACGCCCATGACTTCGTCGAGCTGGCCCTGGTCACCGCGGGCCGCGCCGTGCACGTGTCGGCGGCCGGCCGCCGTGAACTCGCCCGCGGATCAGCCGTGTTGCTGGCCCCGGGCGACTGGCACGGCTACGAGGAATGCCACGACCTGGCCCTGTACAACGTCTACGTCGACGCCCGGGTGCTCCGCCGCGAACTCGCCTGGCTGCGCCCCGGACCTCCGTCGGACCGGCCGCCGCACCTGGACGAGGACGCCATGGCGCTGGCGGAGTACTGTCTGCCCGCCCTGGCCGGGGACGGGCCGAGTCATGCCGTACGCATCGGACTGCTCCTCTGCGCCCTGGGCGATGTCCTCGGCACCCCTCCCGAGGAGCGCACAACACCTCATCCCGCGGTGCTCCACGCCGCCCGGCTGCTGGAGGACCGCCTCGCCGACCCCTGGTCGGTGGACCGGCTCGCGTCCTGTGTCGGGCTGTCGGGCACCCATCTGGCGCGGCTGTTCACCCGGCAGCTCGGCACCGCCCCGATGGCCCACCTCGGCCGGCTGCGGGCCGAGCGGGCCGCCGCGCTCCTGCTCGGGACGGACCTCACCGTGGCCGCGGTGGGCCGCCGGGTCGGCTGGCCGGATCCCAACTACGCGAGCCGCCGCTTCCGCCGCCACTTCGGCCTCGGCCCGGCCCGCTACCGGGAGACGTTCCGGCCGGACGCCCCGTGA
- a CDS encoding DUF2254 domain-containing protein, translating into MSAYRRPRLLSPVREHLRDNFWFAPMAAMALVMLAWLAASAVDTAIVQQLQDDGELDLLTDLAKITEDVKPVVSTVSSAMMTFIGVVFSISLVAVQMAAGQFSPRVVRIFVRSRITKSTFAVFLATFVLSLAVLSSYESETDPQQLTTVPLVQSVLTLVMVGLSLLLFVAYVNSTLRLMRVGQVVDRIARESFRVLARQPGAWDAAWELPEESGVVRHTGRAGVLRDVNIARLVHVARRNGLAVRLIPRIGDFVVPGTALLAVHGGAVPRRASALVRSSVSVAAERTFHQDLGFGLRQLSDIALRALSPAVNDPTTAVQCLDRIMQLLAAVADQPLGAVQHRDAKGVVRLVQPVPEWTDLVNLGLAEVRGCAVGSPQVTRRLMAVLDDLEALAPAGRRGVIAHHRELLVRAVERAVPEQADQVFALSPDHQGIG; encoded by the coding sequence ATGAGTGCCTACCGCCGGCCCCGGCTCCTGTCCCCCGTACGGGAGCATCTGCGGGACAACTTCTGGTTCGCCCCGATGGCCGCGATGGCGCTGGTGATGCTGGCCTGGCTCGCCGCGTCCGCCGTGGACACCGCGATCGTGCAGCAGCTGCAGGACGACGGGGAGCTCGATCTCCTCACCGATCTGGCCAAGATCACGGAGGACGTCAAGCCCGTCGTCTCCACCGTGAGCTCCGCGATGATGACCTTCATCGGTGTGGTGTTCTCCATCTCCCTGGTGGCCGTGCAGATGGCGGCCGGGCAGTTCAGTCCGCGGGTCGTGCGCATCTTCGTGCGCTCCCGGATCACCAAGTCGACGTTCGCGGTGTTCCTGGCGACGTTCGTGCTGTCGCTCGCCGTGCTGTCGTCGTACGAGAGCGAGACCGATCCCCAGCAGCTGACCACCGTTCCGCTGGTGCAGAGCGTGCTGACGCTGGTCATGGTGGGGCTCAGCCTGCTGCTCTTCGTCGCGTATGTGAACTCCACGCTGCGGCTGATGCGCGTGGGGCAGGTGGTGGACCGCATCGCCCGCGAGTCGTTCCGTGTGCTGGCGCGCCAGCCCGGTGCGTGGGATGCGGCCTGGGAGCTTCCGGAGGAGTCGGGGGTCGTGCGGCACACCGGCCGCGCGGGCGTGCTGCGGGACGTGAACATCGCGCGGCTCGTGCACGTGGCGCGCCGCAACGGGCTTGCCGTACGCCTCATTCCGCGCATCGGGGACTTCGTCGTGCCGGGGACGGCGCTGCTCGCCGTGCACGGCGGGGCGGTCCCGCGGCGGGCGTCCGCCCTCGTGCGGTCGTCGGTCTCGGTCGCGGCCGAGCGGACCTTCCACCAGGATCTCGGCTTCGGTCTGCGCCAGCTCTCGGACATCGCGCTGCGCGCCCTGTCGCCCGCCGTCAACGATCCGACGACCGCCGTGCAGTGCCTGGACCGGATCATGCAGCTGCTCGCGGCCGTCGCCGACCAGCCGCTGGGTGCGGTGCAGCACCGGGACGCGAAGGGCGTCGTACGGCTGGTGCAGCCCGTGCCCGAGTGGACCGACCTGGTGAATCTGGGGCTGGCCGAGGTGCGCGGGTGCGCGGTCGGATCGCCCCAGGTGACGCGGCGGCTGATGGCGGTGCTCGACGATCTGGAGGCGCTGGCGCCGGCCGGACGCAGGGGTGTGATCGCGCACCATCGCGAGTTGCTCGTACGGGCGGTGGAGCGGGCCGTCCCCGAACAGGCGGACCAGGTCTTCGCGCTCTCCCCCGACCATCAGGGGATCGGCTGA
- a CDS encoding histidine phosphatase family protein, with amino-acid sequence MTTPPTTLLLTRHGETVWHAENRYAGVSDIDLTARGLDQARALGDWAAGAALDAIVTSPLSRARRTADPAARRTRLTAVVDPELVECDFGIAEGRTLGEVGAVHPQKVAAFQRDPAAHPLPNGEDPKAAAGRGAAALLRIAGTHPGRRVLVVAHNTLWRLTLCRLLSIPESEYRRVLPGMGNCAITELRVQGGRAALMSYNVPLAVAAQ; translated from the coding sequence ATGACCACCCCACCCACGACCCTGCTGCTCACCCGCCACGGCGAAACCGTCTGGCACGCGGAGAACCGCTACGCCGGTGTCAGCGACATCGACCTGACCGCACGGGGACTCGACCAGGCCCGCGCGCTCGGCGACTGGGCGGCCGGAGCAGCCCTCGACGCGATCGTCACCTCACCTCTGTCGCGCGCCCGGCGCACCGCCGACCCTGCCGCCCGCCGTACGAGACTGACCGCGGTGGTCGATCCGGAGCTCGTCGAGTGCGACTTCGGGATCGCCGAGGGGCGGACCCTCGGCGAAGTCGGCGCCGTACATCCGCAGAAGGTCGCGGCTTTCCAGCGGGACCCGGCCGCCCACCCGCTGCCGAACGGCGAGGACCCGAAGGCCGCGGCAGGCCGTGGTGCGGCAGCACTGCTGCGCATCGCCGGGACACATCCCGGCCGCCGGGTCCTGGTGGTCGCCCACAACACCCTCTGGCGGCTGACGCTCTGCCGCCTGCTGTCCATCCCCGAGAGCGAGTACCGGCGGGTGCTGCCGGGGATGGGCAATTGCGCGATCACCGAGCTGCGGGTGCAGGGCGGACGGGCCGCCCTGATGTCGTACAACGTGCCCCTGGCGGTCGCGGCGCAGTAG
- a CDS encoding phytanoyl-CoA dioxygenase family protein — MPSSPSEEQIAGYRENGFVHLPGVITPEEAERYRKAALAARERISDHFDGQAFTQLLQLWQQDETLRGLTLHPDLARIATRLAGIPLRLWHDQLLIKEPHNGAATEFHQDQPYWPHQGVRHALSAWVALVDVPVERGCMTFIPGSQRLHGLRAQDLTDSGDLFSLAPELAWEPRVTVPLRAGDCTFHHSRLAHTATPNFTDDPRVAHVVIYVDEDLTYAPEPPHPVTDPLGLEPGQRLPDAHFPRLS; from the coding sequence ATGCCGAGCAGTCCCAGCGAAGAACAGATCGCCGGATACCGGGAGAACGGCTTCGTCCATCTCCCCGGCGTCATCACCCCCGAAGAGGCCGAGCGTTACCGCAAGGCGGCGCTGGCCGCGCGCGAGCGGATCAGCGACCACTTCGACGGACAGGCCTTCACCCAGCTGCTGCAGCTTTGGCAGCAGGATGAGACGCTGCGCGGACTCACCCTGCATCCGGATCTCGCCCGTATCGCCACCCGGCTCGCCGGAATCCCGCTGCGGCTCTGGCACGACCAGCTGTTGATCAAGGAGCCGCACAACGGGGCCGCCACCGAGTTCCACCAGGACCAGCCGTACTGGCCGCACCAGGGCGTGCGGCACGCGCTGTCCGCCTGGGTGGCGCTCGTCGATGTACCCGTCGAGCGCGGCTGCATGACCTTCATCCCCGGCTCGCAGCGTCTGCACGGACTGAGGGCACAGGACCTCACCGACAGCGGTGATCTCTTCTCCCTGGCACCCGAACTCGCCTGGGAACCACGGGTGACCGTGCCGCTGCGCGCCGGGGACTGTACCTTCCACCACTCCCGCCTCGCCCATACCGCCACCCCCAACTTCACCGACGACCCGCGCGTCGCGCACGTGGTGATCTACGTGGACGAGGACCTGACGTACGCGCCGGAGCCGCCCCATCCGGTGACCGATCCGCTCGGTCTCGAACCCGGACAGAGGCTGCCCGACGCGCACTTCCCCCGACTGAGTTGA
- a CDS encoding DeoR/GlpR family DNA-binding transcription regulator gives MQEKSERSPAQRRREITDHVLSEGATSASDLAERFGVSSMTIYRDIDELEREGILRKYRGGVTAQPSGVFESNVAYRKKSMREEKAAIAARAATLIEPGMSVMIDDSTTALELARLLPGIEPLTVVTNFLEVLNLLSDERGLHLMALGGDYDRMHDSFLGVACVEAVEALRVDLCFVSTSSVYGGYAYHQEQRIVGVKRAMLKAAGRSVLMVDHSKLDRTALHRLTPLSTFDLVLVDDRTPPDVLRSLDESGVRYEVAPI, from the coding sequence GTGCAGGAGAAGAGTGAGCGCAGCCCCGCGCAGCGCCGCCGGGAGATCACCGACCACGTACTGAGCGAAGGCGCGACCTCGGCGTCGGACCTGGCGGAGCGGTTCGGTGTGAGCTCGATGACGATCTACCGCGACATCGACGAGCTCGAACGCGAAGGCATTCTGCGCAAGTACCGCGGAGGGGTGACCGCCCAGCCGTCCGGAGTGTTCGAGAGCAACGTCGCCTACCGCAAGAAGTCCATGCGCGAGGAGAAGGCGGCCATCGCGGCCAGGGCCGCGACCCTGATCGAACCCGGCATGTCCGTGATGATCGACGACTCGACCACCGCACTAGAACTCGCCCGACTCCTCCCCGGCATAGAGCCGTTGACCGTGGTGACCAACTTCCTCGAAGTGCTCAACCTGCTCTCCGACGAACGCGGACTGCACCTGATGGCGCTCGGCGGCGACTACGACCGGATGCACGACTCATTCCTGGGCGTGGCCTGCGTAGAAGCCGTCGAAGCACTCCGGGTCGACCTCTGCTTCGTCTCCACCTCCTCGGTGTACGGCGGCTACGCCTACCACCAGGAACAGCGCATCGTCGGCGTCAAGCGCGCCATGCTCAAAGCGGCAGGCCGCAGCGTCCTCATGGTCGACCACTCCAAGCTCGACCGCACCGCACTCCACCGCCTCACCCCCCTCTCCACGTTCGACCTGGTCCTCGTCGACGACCGCACACCCCCCGACGTCCTGCGCTCCCTCGACGAGAGTGGTGTGCGCTACGAGGTCGCCCCGATCTGA
- a CDS encoding FGGY-family carbohydrate kinase, whose protein sequence is MSDTHRQDLWLGIDLGTQSVRALAVAEDGAVHGRGSAPLTGERSGGRHEQLPAAWWEGVCAAVRQALSALHPSDVRGLAVCSTSGTVLLTGPDGNPLTPALMYDDSRAEAEARDAQQAGDGLWQALGHRIQPSWALAKLLWLDRHPPPDTALAGARVCHQADFVTSRLVGHPVATDSSHALKTGYDLHSRSWPLAVHEQLGLHGLDFPDVVAPGTLLGTVCPDAATRTGLAEGTPVVAGMTDGCAAQLASGAWDIGRWNSVLGTTLVLKGVTATPLHDPAGVLYNHRSPDGNWLPGGASSVGAGALTAAFPGADLVRLDRLAAHHEPSGAVAYPLVSRGERFPFLAADAEPFLLGQPADEADHFAALLQGVALVERLCLAYVRQLGAPVTAPLALTGGATASPYWNQLRADILGMPAEVPEHAESALGMAVLAAHAVTHGAVGPRSMVRIRTLIEPRPEVGRRFDAPFATLVDALEHRGWLPPLTAAHAREHG, encoded by the coding sequence GTGAGCGACACACACCGCCAAGACCTGTGGCTGGGCATCGACTTGGGCACACAGAGCGTGCGCGCTCTGGCCGTTGCCGAGGACGGAGCCGTGCACGGACGCGGCTCCGCCCCACTCACCGGAGAGCGCTCCGGAGGCCGGCACGAGCAACTCCCGGCCGCCTGGTGGGAGGGCGTCTGCGCCGCGGTCCGCCAGGCACTCTCCGCCCTGCACCCCTCGGACGTCCGGGGCCTCGCCGTGTGCAGTACGTCAGGAACGGTGCTGCTGACCGGCCCGGACGGAAACCCCCTCACCCCTGCGCTCATGTACGACGACAGCCGGGCCGAGGCCGAGGCGCGCGACGCCCAGCAGGCAGGAGACGGACTCTGGCAGGCGCTGGGTCACCGCATCCAGCCGAGCTGGGCCCTGGCCAAACTCCTCTGGCTCGACCGCCATCCCCCGCCGGACACCGCCCTCGCCGGGGCCCGCGTCTGCCACCAGGCGGACTTCGTCACCTCCCGCCTCGTCGGGCACCCGGTGGCGACCGACTCCAGTCACGCCCTGAAGACCGGGTACGACCTCCACTCCCGCTCCTGGCCCCTCGCCGTCCATGAGCAACTCGGCCTCCACGGGCTCGACTTCCCGGACGTGGTGGCCCCCGGCACACTTCTTGGCACCGTCTGTCCGGACGCGGCCACCCGTACCGGCCTGGCCGAGGGCACCCCGGTCGTGGCGGGCATGACCGACGGCTGCGCGGCCCAACTCGCCTCCGGGGCCTGGGACATCGGCCGTTGGAACTCCGTGCTCGGTACGACACTCGTCCTCAAGGGCGTCACCGCGACTCCGCTCCACGATCCCGCCGGCGTCCTCTACAACCACCGCTCCCCCGACGGGAACTGGCTCCCCGGTGGCGCCTCCAGCGTCGGCGCCGGAGCCCTCACCGCGGCCTTCCCCGGAGCCGATCTCGTACGACTGGACCGGCTGGCCGCCCACCACGAACCGTCCGGCGCCGTCGCCTACCCCCTGGTCTCGCGCGGAGAACGCTTCCCGTTCCTGGCGGCCGACGCGGAACCTTTCCTGCTGGGCCAACCGGCCGACGAAGCCGACCACTTCGCGGCCCTGCTGCAGGGTGTCGCCCTCGTCGAGCGCCTCTGCCTGGCCTACGTCCGGCAGTTGGGCGCACCAGTGACCGCACCGCTCGCCCTCACCGGAGGCGCCACCGCGAGTCCGTACTGGAACCAACTGCGCGCGGACATCCTCGGCATGCCCGCCGAGGTCCCCGAGCACGCCGAGTCCGCGCTCGGCATGGCGGTGCTCGCCGCCCATGCGGTGACCCACGGCGCCGTAGGCCCCCGCTCCATGGTCCGCATACGTACGCTGATCGAACCGCGCCCAGAAGTCGGCCGCCGCTTCGACGCACCCTTCGCCACCCTCGTCGACGCACTCGAACACCGCGGCTGGCTCCCGCCCCTGACAGCCGCCCACGCACGGGAGCACGGATGA